The Tenacibaculum jejuense genome includes a window with the following:
- the metH gene encoding methionine synthase yields MEEVTKNQEQITINQNRYLKLSGLEPLIITPESNFINVGERTNVTGSRRFLRLIKEEKYGEALAVARDQVDGGAQILDVNMDEGMLDGVHAMVTFLNLIASEPDIARIPIMIDSSKWEIIEAGLQVAQGKCVVNSISLKEGEENFIHQAKLIKRYGAATIVMAFDEVGQADTYERRIEICERSYRILVDKVKFAPEDIIFDPNIFPVATGMEEHRKNALDFFNATKWIRTNLPYASVSGGVSNVSFSFRGNNTVREAMHSAFLYHAIQHGMNMGIVNPTMLEVYDEIPKDLLDHVEDVLLDRRDDATERLLDFAETVRGTKKEEDSKKLAWREEALQDRITYSLVKGLDAFIEEDVEEARQLVDRPIQVIEGNLMTGMNVVGDLFGSGKMFLPQVVKSARVMKRAVAYLQPFIEESKDSAASSAGKILMATVKGDVHDIGKNIVSVVLGCNNYEIVDLGVMVPPEKIIEAAKKEQVDVIGLSGLITPSLDEMVYLANEMEKEQMNIPLLIGGATTSKAHTAVKIAPKYTNSVVHVNDASRAVTVVGDLLQENNKVYKEQIRTEYDKFRDQFLNRTKQKNYISLAEARENKFQIDWETSEIKEPNFLGTQVIENLDLKVLLDYIDWSPFFRSWDLHGKFPNILTDEIVGEQATELYKDAQVLLQKVIDEQLLKAKAVFGLFPANTVNEDDIEVYNEKEETQATFVTLRQQLKKKSGVPNIALADFVAPKTTGKKDYVGCFCVSAGFGTQELATAFEKDNDDYNSIMIKAIADRLAEAFAEYLHKEVRTKHWGYANQENLSNEELIKESYKGIRPAPGYPACPDHLEKNIIWDVLKVEETIGVKLTESLAMWPAASVSGYYFGNPESKYFGLGKIKEDQLKDYVNRRGNSLEHAKKWLNPVLAD; encoded by the coding sequence ATGGAAGAGGTAACTAAAAACCAAGAACAAATTACGATCAACCAAAATAGATATTTAAAACTATCAGGTTTAGAACCCTTAATCATAACACCTGAAAGTAATTTTATAAATGTAGGAGAAAGAACAAATGTAACTGGTTCTCGTCGATTTTTACGATTAATTAAAGAAGAAAAATATGGCGAGGCATTAGCTGTAGCAAGAGATCAAGTTGATGGAGGCGCACAGATTTTAGATGTAAACATGGATGAAGGAATGCTTGATGGTGTTCATGCTATGGTAACATTTTTAAATTTGATTGCTTCAGAACCAGATATTGCTCGAATTCCAATTATGATCGATAGTTCTAAATGGGAAATTATCGAAGCGGGATTACAAGTAGCACAAGGAAAATGTGTAGTAAATTCTATCTCTTTAAAAGAAGGAGAAGAGAACTTCATTCATCAAGCAAAACTGATAAAAAGATACGGAGCTGCAACAATTGTTATGGCTTTTGATGAAGTAGGGCAAGCAGATACTTATGAAAGACGTATTGAAATTTGTGAGCGTTCATACAGAATTTTGGTAGATAAAGTAAAGTTTGCCCCAGAAGACATCATTTTTGATCCAAATATATTTCCTGTAGCTACTGGAATGGAAGAGCATCGAAAAAATGCGTTAGACTTTTTTAATGCTACAAAATGGATTCGAACAAACTTACCATATGCAAGTGTTTCTGGAGGAGTAAGTAATGTATCTTTTTCTTTCCGTGGAAATAATACAGTACGTGAAGCAATGCATTCTGCTTTTTTATATCATGCCATTCAACATGGAATGAATATGGGAATTGTAAATCCTACCATGTTAGAAGTATATGATGAAATTCCTAAAGATTTATTAGACCATGTAGAAGATGTTTTATTAGATAGAAGAGATGATGCTACTGAACGTTTATTAGATTTTGCTGAAACAGTTCGAGGAACAAAAAAAGAAGAAGATTCTAAAAAGTTAGCATGGCGAGAAGAAGCATTACAAGATAGAATTACCTATAGTTTAGTAAAAGGTTTAGATGCTTTTATTGAAGAAGATGTTGAAGAAGCAAGACAACTAGTAGATCGACCAATTCAAGTTATTGAAGGTAATTTAATGACAGGGATGAATGTAGTTGGTGATTTATTCGGAAGTGGAAAAATGTTCTTGCCTCAGGTGGTAAAATCAGCTCGTGTAATGAAAAGAGCTGTAGCATATTTACAACCTTTCATCGAAGAATCTAAAGATAGTGCTGCTTCATCTGCTGGAAAAATCTTGATGGCAACGGTAAAAGGGGATGTACATGATATTGGTAAAAATATTGTGAGTGTTGTTTTGGGTTGTAATAACTATGAAATTGTTGATTTAGGAGTAATGGTTCCGCCAGAAAAAATAATTGAGGCTGCTAAAAAAGAACAAGTAGATGTTATTGGTTTAAGCGGATTAATTACACCGTCGTTAGATGAAATGGTGTATTTGGCCAATGAAATGGAAAAAGAACAAATGAATATTCCATTATTAATTGGTGGTGCTACAACATCAAAAGCACACACGGCAGTTAAAATTGCACCAAAGTATACCAATTCTGTAGTGCATGTTAACGATGCTTCTCGCGCAGTTACTGTTGTTGGAGATTTATTACAAGAGAATAATAAAGTTTATAAAGAACAAATTCGAACAGAGTACGATAAGTTTAGAGATCAGTTTTTAAACAGAACAAAACAGAAAAATTATATCTCATTAGCTGAAGCTAGAGAAAATAAATTCCAGATAGATTGGGAAACTTCAGAAATTAAAGAACCTAATTTCTTAGGAACTCAGGTTATTGAGAATCTGGATTTAAAAGTGCTGTTAGATTATATTGATTGGAGTCCGTTTTTCAGATCGTGGGATTTACATGGAAAGTTTCCAAATATTTTAACCGATGAAATTGTTGGAGAACAAGCCACAGAATTATATAAAGATGCGCAAGTTTTATTACAAAAAGTAATCGATGAACAATTACTAAAAGCAAAAGCAGTTTTTGGTCTGTTTCCAGCAAATACAGTAAATGAAGATGATATTGAAGTATATAACGAAAAGGAAGAAACTCAAGCTACTTTCGTAACACTTCGTCAACAATTAAAGAAAAAATCAGGGGTACCAAATATTGCATTGGCAGATTTTGTAGCACCAAAAACAACTGGAAAGAAAGATTACGTAGGCTGTTTTTGTGTATCAGCAGGTTTCGGAACTCAAGAATTAGCAACAGCATTCGAAAAAGATAACGACGATTATAATTCAATTATGATTAAAGCTATTGCAGATCGTCTGGCTGAAGCTTTTGCAGAATACTTACATAAAGAAGTAAGAACGAAACATTGGGGATATGCAAATCAAGAGAACTTATCTAACGAAGAATTAATTAAAGAAAGCTATAAAGGAATTCGTCCAGCTCCAGGTTATCCAGCGTGTCCAGATCATTTAGAAAAGAATATCATTTGGGATGTTTTAAAAGTAGAAGAAACTATTGGAGTTAAACTGACTGAAAGTTTAGCCATGTGGCCGGCAGCAAGTGTTTCTGGTTACTATTTCGGAAATCCAGAATCTAAATATTTCGGTTTAGGGAAAATAAAAGAAGATCAGCTAAAAGATTATGTCAACCGAAGAGGTAATTCTTTAGAACATGCAAAAAAGTGGTTGAATCCAGTACTTGCAGATTAA